The proteins below are encoded in one region of Metabacillus dongyingensis:
- a CDS encoding CD3324 family protein: protein MKYMNANAILPEELIAEIQQYIQGETIYIPKPETAHYKWGTRSGGRKVLDDRNRSIKRSFKSGKKIQELAEEFYLSAETIKKIVYTK from the coding sequence ATGAAATATATGAACGCAAACGCTATTTTACCTGAAGAACTGATTGCAGAAATTCAGCAGTACATTCAGGGAGAGACCATCTACATCCCGAAACCGGAAACAGCTCACTATAAGTGGGGCACCCGGTCCGGAGGAAGAAAAGTGCTCGATGACAGAAACCGTTCGATTAAGCGCAGTTTTAAAAGCGGCAAAAAAATTCAGGAATTAGCTGAAGAATTTTACCTTTCAGCTGAAACAATCAAAAAGATTGTCTATACGAAATAA
- the metK gene encoding methionine adenosyltransferase, which translates to MTKQRRLFTSESVTEGHPDKICDQISDSILDAILEKDANARVACETSVTTGLVLVAGEITTSTYVDIPKIVRETVKEIGYTRAKYGFDAETCAVLTSIDEQSADIAMGVDQALEAREGKMTDEQIEAIGAGDQGLMFGFANNETKELMPLPISLAHKLARRLTEVRKEEILPYLRPDGKTQVTVEYDENDKPVRIDTIVISTQHHPEISLEQIQRNVKEHVINPVVPNELIDEDTKYFINPTGRFVIGGPQGDAGLTGRKIIVDTYGGYARHGGGAFSGKDPTKVDRSAAYAARYVAKNIVAAGLADKCEVQLAYAIGVAQPVSIAIDTFETGKVKEDVLVDVVRANFDLRPAGIINMLNLRRPIYKQTAAYGHFGRNDLDLPWERTDKAEALKEQALNQ; encoded by the coding sequence ATGACTAAACAACGTCGTCTGTTTACTTCAGAGTCTGTAACTGAAGGTCATCCTGATAAAATTTGTGACCAGATTTCTGACTCGATTTTAGATGCAATCCTAGAAAAAGATGCAAATGCCCGTGTAGCTTGTGAAACATCTGTTACAACAGGTCTTGTTCTGGTTGCTGGTGAAATTACAACTTCTACTTATGTAGACATTCCAAAAATCGTTCGCGAAACGGTTAAAGAAATTGGCTACACTCGTGCAAAATATGGTTTTGATGCAGAAACATGTGCAGTACTTACTTCAATTGATGAACAGTCAGCAGATATCGCGATGGGTGTTGATCAGGCGCTTGAAGCACGTGAAGGAAAAATGACAGATGAGCAGATTGAAGCTATTGGTGCAGGTGACCAAGGATTGATGTTCGGTTTTGCAAATAACGAAACGAAAGAATTAATGCCGCTGCCGATCTCACTTGCTCACAAACTTGCACGCCGTTTAACAGAAGTCCGCAAAGAAGAAATTCTTCCGTACCTTCGTCCTGACGGCAAAACTCAAGTAACAGTTGAGTATGATGAGAATGACAAGCCTGTTCGCATTGATACAATTGTTATTTCAACTCAGCATCACCCTGAAATTTCATTGGAGCAAATTCAGCGCAACGTAAAAGAACATGTAATTAACCCGGTTGTACCGAATGAATTAATTGATGAAGATACAAAATACTTCATCAACCCGACTGGCCGTTTCGTAATCGGCGGACCGCAGGGCGATGCAGGCTTAACAGGCCGTAAAATCATCGTTGATACTTACGGAGGGTATGCTCGTCACGGAGGCGGTGCATTCTCTGGTAAAGATCCAACAAAAGTTGACCGCTCTGCAGCTTATGCAGCACGCTATGTAGCTAAGAATATTGTAGCAGCTGGCCTTGCTGATAAATGTGAAGTTCAGCTTGCATACGCAATTGGTGTAGCTCAGCCGGTATCAATTGCAATCGATACATTTGAAACAGGGAAAGTGAAGGAAGATGTGTTAGTGGATGTTGTTCGTGCTAACTTTGACCTTCGTCCGGCAGGAATCATCAACATGCTGAATCTTCGCCGTCCAATTTACAAACAAACAGCTGCCTACGGACACTTCGGCCGTAATGATCTTGACCTTCCATGGGAAAGAACAGATAAAGCAGAAGCTCTTAAAGAACAGGCTTTAAACCAATAA
- the asnB gene encoding asparagine synthase (glutamine-hydrolyzing) — translation MCGFVGIIDYRKQTRDLLFNTFIEKASRKIEHRGPDDSGIYQDEQVLLAFQRLSIIDVKSGHQPMAYGSDDRYYIVFNGEIYNYIELREIIFSHGFKLKTDTDTEVIVALYCIYGQETLQLLRGMFSFLIWDRQEHFLFGARDHFGIKPLYYIENGEMNLFASELKSLTDYLPNPLINEESLEHYLSFQYVPDPGTMQKHIKKVPPGYFFTKKTGEALELTRYWKPKLVPVRPTDENRLKEKIQDALIDSVKVHMRSDVPVGSFLSGGVDSSIIASIAKEFHPSLKTFSVGFMQEGYSEIDIAKETADALGVENFSYTVDHMEFMRELPKIIWHMDDPVADPASIPLYFIAREASKQVKVVLSGEGADELFAGYNIYKEPQDLSVFGHLPHSFKQRLKQLAAVFPEGMKGKSFIERGTTLLEDRYIGNANIFSSAEKHELLSADVHFDPTDITGILYEDVSHLDSISKMQYIDVMTWLKGDILVKADKMTMAHSLELRVPFLDKEVFKIASTIPHELKIKHGETKYLLRQAVRDIVPPHVLNRKKLGFPVPIRNWLKNEMYDWAKVIIWESGTGDLINKSYAAQLLDQHYMGEADHSRKIWTVLTFMIWHQVFIENVYHFDDAAQLTAT, via the coding sequence ATGTGCGGATTTGTTGGAATTATTGATTATCGTAAACAAACGAGAGATCTTTTATTTAATACATTCATTGAGAAGGCAAGCAGAAAAATAGAACACAGAGGTCCGGATGACAGCGGAATTTATCAAGATGAGCAGGTTCTTCTGGCCTTTCAGCGGTTAAGCATTATTGATGTTAAAAGCGGACACCAGCCTATGGCTTATGGATCTGATGACCGCTACTATATTGTGTTTAACGGTGAAATTTATAACTATATTGAGCTCAGAGAAATCATTTTTTCCCATGGATTTAAGTTGAAAACGGATACGGATACAGAAGTGATTGTTGCGCTTTATTGCATTTATGGCCAGGAAACGCTTCAACTTTTAAGAGGAATGTTTTCATTTCTTATTTGGGACAGACAGGAACACTTTTTATTCGGTGCGAGAGATCACTTTGGAATAAAGCCTCTTTACTACATAGAAAACGGCGAAATGAATCTTTTTGCTTCGGAGCTTAAGAGTTTAACTGATTATCTTCCAAATCCTCTTATTAATGAAGAATCCTTAGAGCACTATCTCTCTTTTCAATATGTACCGGACCCAGGCACGATGCAGAAGCATATTAAGAAAGTGCCTCCAGGCTATTTCTTTACAAAAAAAACGGGAGAAGCATTAGAGCTTACAAGGTACTGGAAACCGAAACTTGTACCCGTACGTCCAACTGACGAAAACAGGCTCAAAGAAAAAATTCAGGATGCCTTAATTGATTCGGTCAAAGTCCATATGCGAAGCGATGTGCCTGTTGGATCTTTTCTGTCGGGGGGAGTGGATTCAAGTATTATTGCATCCATTGCGAAGGAATTTCACCCTTCACTTAAAACGTTTTCTGTCGGCTTTATGCAAGAAGGCTACAGCGAAATCGATATAGCAAAAGAAACAGCGGATGCGCTTGGCGTTGAGAATTTTTCCTATACCGTTGATCATATGGAATTTATGAGGGAGCTTCCAAAAATCATTTGGCATATGGATGATCCAGTGGCAGATCCGGCTTCTATTCCTCTTTATTTTATTGCACGTGAGGCAAGCAAGCAGGTGAAAGTCGTTTTATCTGGGGAAGGAGCAGATGAGCTTTTTGCAGGCTATAATATTTATAAAGAACCTCAAGATCTATCTGTCTTTGGACATCTTCCTCACAGCTTTAAGCAAAGATTAAAACAGCTGGCTGCGGTTTTTCCTGAAGGAATGAAAGGAAAAAGCTTTATTGAGAGGGGGACAACCCTTTTAGAAGATCGGTATATTGGAAATGCCAACATCTTTTCATCTGCCGAAAAACATGAATTGCTTTCTGCAGATGTTCATTTTGATCCAACAGATATAACAGGGATCCTTTATGAAGATGTCAGTCATTTAGACAGCATCTCAAAAATGCAATATATTGATGTGATGACCTGGCTCAAAGGGGATATTCTTGTGAAAGCAGACAAAATGACAATGGCGCATTCATTGGAACTAAGGGTGCCTTTCCTGGATAAAGAAGTTTTTAAAATTGCTTCAACCATTCCGCATGAGTTAAAAATCAAACATGGCGAAACGAAATATCTGCTTCGCCAGGCTGTCCGGGACATTGTTCCGCCGCACGTTCTCAATCGAAAAAAACTGGGTTTTCCTGTTCCGATACGGAATTGGCTGAAAAATGAGATGTATGATTGGGCAAAAGTGATCATATGGGAGAGCGGGACGGGAGATCTCATTAATAAATCGTATGCCGCACAATTATTAGATCAGCATTATATGGGAGAGGCAGATCACAGCAGGAAGATATGGACTGTTTTAACGTTTATGATTTGGCACCAGGTGTTCATCGAAAATGTCTACCATTTTGATGATGCTGCACAATTGACCGCAACATAA
- a CDS encoding alpha/beta hydrolase translates to MWKWECEDPNPKGVIVIVHGAAEHHGRYRWLVEMWKCSGYHVIMGDLPGQGTSTRRRGHILSFDEYIIEFNVWVDEARKLGLPLFLLGHSMGGLIVIRAMQEKHQHINGVILSSPCLGLVYKPSKAMELISKPLNIIAPALRVDSGLSVSIATRNKEVRDADENDTLYVTKVSIRWYRELIKAIEQAHINVKKFPDLPLLVMQGGDDKVVDSSAVKTWFNRAALSEKAFKEWKGFYHEIFNEPERDQVFKYAQTFVDAHLES, encoded by the coding sequence ATGTGGAAATGGGAATGTGAAGATCCTAATCCTAAGGGTGTTATTGTGATTGTCCATGGTGCAGCAGAGCATCACGGACGTTACCGCTGGCTCGTTGAAATGTGGAAGTGCTCCGGGTACCATGTCATTATGGGGGATCTGCCGGGCCAGGGTACATCGACAAGAAGGCGCGGGCATATCTTATCATTTGATGAGTATATTATCGAATTTAATGTATGGGTGGACGAAGCCCGTAAGCTTGGTCTGCCGCTTTTCCTCTTAGGCCACAGCATGGGCGGCCTGATTGTGATTCGGGCAATGCAGGAAAAGCACCAGCATATTAACGGTGTTATTTTATCTTCTCCATGTCTTGGGCTCGTGTATAAGCCAAGCAAAGCAATGGAGCTGATTTCTAAGCCTTTAAACATCATTGCACCTGCCTTGAGAGTGGATTCCGGCTTATCTGTCAGCATTGCTACAAGAAACAAAGAAGTGAGAGATGCTGATGAGAATGATACACTTTATGTGACAAAAGTGTCGATAAGATGGTATCGTGAATTAATTAAAGCAATTGAGCAGGCGCATATAAACGTGAAGAAATTTCCTGATTTGCCGCTGCTTGTCATGCAGGGCGGTGATGATAAAGTTGTCGACAGCTCTGCTGTTAAAACTTGGTTCAACCGCGCTGCTCTGTCAGAAAAAGCTTTTAAAGAGTGGAAAGGCTTCTATCATGAAATCTTTAATGAGCCTGAGCGGGATCAAGTATTCAAGTACGCTCAAACTTTTGTCGATGCGCATTTAGAGAGCTGA
- a CDS encoding glycosyltransferase family 4 protein — translation MKIAIFTDTFAPDVNGVARTLKRLTDYLESKGHDYKVFAPESTKESLFSSHIHRFASSSFYLYPECRLAWPNMLQVKSELIRFKPDIIHVATPFNIGLCGLHYAKKLNIPIVGSYHTDFDQYLEFYDLQLFSKLLWKYMLWFHRPLQKIFVPSEETKQQVLNQGFENVHIWSRGVDCQLFHPNYLRKEIIQEYQIKEKFILSYVGRLAPEKDVQTLMKISHQLPEHLRSKVHFLIVGDGPSKEEMMKESPDNMTFAGYASGEKLAKIYSGSDLFIFPSPTETFGNVVLESLAAGTPVIGANSGGVKNIIQQGKTGYLCETGSAAEFISAIDTLLQNDALRYQMGMSARAYALSQTWDSIFEGLLSAYSEVLDQREFIRYA, via the coding sequence ATGAAAATTGCGATATTCACAGACACATTTGCACCAGATGTAAATGGTGTTGCGAGAACGTTAAAACGTCTTACCGATTATTTAGAAAGCAAAGGCCATGATTATAAAGTATTTGCTCCCGAAAGCACAAAAGAATCTCTTTTTTCAAGTCATATTCACAGGTTTGCAAGCTCATCTTTTTATTTGTATCCGGAGTGCAGACTTGCCTGGCCGAACATGCTGCAGGTAAAGTCAGAGCTCATCAGATTTAAACCTGATATTATTCATGTGGCCACTCCTTTTAACATTGGTCTATGCGGACTGCATTATGCCAAAAAATTAAATATCCCCATAGTCGGTTCTTATCATACAGACTTTGATCAATATTTAGAGTTTTATGATCTGCAATTATTCTCAAAGCTCTTGTGGAAATATATGCTTTGGTTCCACAGGCCTTTACAGAAAATCTTTGTCCCATCTGAAGAAACAAAACAGCAGGTTCTAAATCAGGGATTTGAAAATGTTCATATCTGGTCAAGAGGTGTAGATTGCCAATTGTTTCATCCCAACTATTTGCGTAAAGAAATCATCCAGGAATATCAAATAAAAGAAAAATTCATTTTATCTTATGTCGGCAGACTCGCCCCGGAAAAAGATGTTCAGACATTAATGAAGATCTCTCATCAGCTACCTGAACACTTAAGGAGCAAAGTGCACTTTTTGATTGTGGGAGACGGGCCATCTAAAGAAGAAATGATGAAAGAATCACCGGATAACATGACGTTTGCAGGCTATGCAAGCGGTGAAAAGCTCGCAAAAATATATTCAGGTTCAGATCTATTCATATTTCCTTCACCGACTGAAACCTTTGGAAACGTTGTTCTTGAATCACTTGCTGCCGGAACTCCTGTTATAGGGGCAAATTCCGGCGGAGTTAAAAATATAATTCAGCAGGGAAAAACCGGCTATTTATGTGAAACAGGGTCTGCCGCCGAGTTTATAAGTGCCATTGACACCCTTTTGCAAAATGACGCCTTGAGGTATCAGATGGGAATGAGTGCCCGTGCTTATGCCCTCAGTCAAACTTGGGACAGCATTTTTGAAGGTTTACTGAGTGCCTACAGCGAGGTACTGGATCAGCGTGAATTCATACGTTATGCATAA
- a CDS encoding tetraprenyl-beta-curcumene synthase family protein, with protein MAKIYKDIFPAVHVHLDKWREKANQIPNAELRNQALSSINGKSFHCEGGGIFALLSETNKHECIEFIVAYQTISDYLDNLCDRSTSLDPLDFAMLHQSMIDALTAGAPLKNYYSYRTDQNDGGYLHALVSTCQNILSRLGNYPLIAEHLLELSCYYCDLQVHKHVTIDERIPRLETWFEKNKQGLPDMQWYEFSACAGSTLGIFCLVSYAFREDFNEREAFRIRESYFPYVQGLHILLDYLIDQEEDRIGGDLNFCNYYETEKEMMKRLEHFVLQAESNLSGIPHENFHKLIHRGLLGVYLSDEKVTSRKDLGKLARQLIKLGGRTSSFFYWNGRAYRAIQKLAASRSS; from the coding sequence ATGGCGAAAATTTATAAAGATATTTTTCCGGCTGTGCATGTCCATCTGGATAAATGGAGAGAAAAAGCAAATCAGATTCCAAACGCAGAGCTTAGAAATCAGGCGCTGTCAAGTATAAATGGTAAATCCTTCCACTGTGAGGGCGGAGGGATTTTTGCGCTTTTGTCAGAAACAAACAAGCATGAATGCATTGAATTTATTGTCGCTTATCAGACCATAAGTGATTATCTTGATAATTTATGTGATCGAAGTACTTCACTTGATCCATTAGATTTCGCGATGCTGCACCAATCGATGATTGATGCTCTGACTGCAGGAGCACCGCTTAAAAATTACTATTCTTACCGGACAGATCAAAATGACGGCGGATACTTGCATGCTCTCGTTTCTACATGCCAGAATATATTAAGCAGACTCGGCAACTACCCTCTAATTGCAGAACATTTACTCGAATTGTCGTGTTATTACTGTGATTTACAAGTACATAAGCATGTAACAATAGATGAGCGCATTCCGAGACTTGAAACATGGTTTGAAAAAAACAAACAAGGATTGCCGGATATGCAGTGGTATGAATTCTCTGCGTGTGCGGGATCGACTTTAGGCATTTTTTGTCTGGTCTCATATGCATTCAGAGAGGACTTCAACGAAAGGGAAGCCTTCCGGATCCGTGAAAGCTATTTTCCATACGTTCAAGGCCTGCATATTCTGCTCGACTATTTAATTGATCAAGAGGAAGATCGAATAGGAGGAGATTTGAATTTCTGCAATTACTATGAGACAGAGAAAGAAATGATGAAGAGGCTTGAGCATTTCGTCCTCCAGGCTGAATCCAACCTCAGCGGAATCCCTCATGAAAACTTCCATAAACTCATTCATAGAGGACTGCTTGGCGTTTATTTATCCGACGAGAAAGTAACCTCAAGAAAAGATCTCGGAAAGCTTGCCAGACAATTAATCAAACTTGGAGGAAGAACGTCCTCGTTCTTTTACTGGAATGGACGGGCATACCGTGCTATTCAGAAGCTTGCTGCTTCAAGAAGCTCTTAA
- a CDS encoding phosphatase PAP2 family protein, with protein sequence MTKIMENMYDFECRLFRSVNRHFDRKFMNCFFRSITHAGGATFTISICLLLILITGGETRLAAIASAAALLISHLPVAFVKKRYPRKRPYLALLETKVTANPLEDHSFPSGHTTAIFSVIIPFIFILPQAAILLLPLGISIGVSRMYLGLHYPSDVLAGCLLGTTAGMTCFLLINKYFGASLIL encoded by the coding sequence ATGACCAAAATAATGGAAAATATGTACGATTTCGAATGCAGATTGTTCCGCAGTGTAAACCGTCATTTCGACCGGAAATTTATGAATTGCTTTTTCAGAAGCATTACACATGCAGGCGGAGCCACCTTCACGATTTCAATTTGCCTGCTGCTTATCCTAATAACAGGCGGCGAAACACGCTTGGCGGCAATCGCAAGTGCCGCAGCCTTACTCATCAGCCATCTGCCGGTAGCATTTGTCAAAAAACGCTATCCGAGAAAACGCCCTTATCTTGCTTTATTGGAAACAAAAGTTACCGCTAATCCGTTAGAAGATCATTCTTTTCCATCAGGACACACGACAGCCATTTTTTCAGTCATTATTCCATTTATTTTTATTCTTCCACAGGCAGCCATCCTGCTTCTTCCGCTTGGAATCAGCATCGGGGTGTCTAGAATGTATCTCGGACTGCACTATCCCTCTGATGTACTGGCGGGTTGTTTACTCGGCACTACCGCAGGTATGACTTGTTTTCTTCTTATAAATAAATATTTCGGAGCTTCTCTAATTCTCTAA
- a CDS encoding gamma carbonic anhydrase family protein, which produces MIYPYKESFPQISNSAFIANSAVVTGDVIIGDESSIWFNTVIRGDVSPTIIGSRVNIQDQCCLHQSPDAPLIIEDEVTVGHQVILHSSIIRKQSLIGMGSIILDGAEIGEGAFIGAGSLVPQGKKIPPNTLAFGRPAKVVRELNEEDRKDMERIRREYVEKGQYYKKIQENQE; this is translated from the coding sequence ATGATATACCCTTATAAAGAAAGCTTTCCGCAAATTTCAAATTCGGCATTCATCGCAAACTCCGCTGTGGTTACCGGTGACGTCATAATAGGTGATGAATCAAGCATTTGGTTTAATACAGTAATAAGAGGCGATGTTTCTCCGACAATTATTGGCAGCAGGGTTAATATACAGGATCAGTGCTGCCTCCATCAAAGCCCTGATGCGCCACTAATTATTGAAGATGAGGTGACTGTCGGCCATCAGGTTATTTTACATAGTTCGATCATTAGAAAGCAATCATTGATCGGGATGGGTTCCATTATACTCGATGGGGCCGAAATAGGCGAAGGTGCTTTCATTGGAGCCGGCAGCTTAGTCCCTCAGGGAAAAAAGATTCCCCCAAATACACTTGCATTCGGCAGGCCTGCAAAAGTAGTCCGCGAATTAAATGAGGAAGATCGAAAAGACATGGAGCGCATTCGCCGCGAGTATGTTGAAAAAGGTCAATATTATAAAAAGATCCAGGAAAACCAAGAATAA
- a CDS encoding class I SAM-dependent methyltransferase: MKLERVLPFAKSILARTVAQGDIAIDATIGNGHDTVFLAELVGESGHVYGFDIQDDAIKATSSRLSDHSFTERVTLFKESHEHAADCLPKGISGRVASAVFNLGYLPGGDKEIITKPESTIQAIEQLFSLMKQGGVIILVIYHGHPGGKIERDAIMEYACQLDQKKAHVLKYQFLNQKNSAPFIIAIEKMQA, encoded by the coding sequence ATGAAACTAGAACGGGTGCTTCCTTTTGCAAAATCCATCTTGGCAAGGACTGTTGCTCAAGGGGACATTGCAATAGACGCAACAATTGGAAACGGACATGACACGGTCTTTCTTGCAGAGCTTGTCGGTGAGAGCGGACATGTTTATGGCTTTGATATTCAGGATGATGCAATCAAAGCTACATCATCAAGACTGTCTGATCACTCTTTTACAGAACGTGTGACACTATTTAAAGAAAGCCATGAACATGCAGCTGACTGCTTGCCGAAGGGTATCTCCGGACGGGTAGCTTCAGCTGTCTTTAATCTGGGCTATTTGCCCGGCGGCGATAAAGAAATTATCACAAAGCCAGAATCGACTATTCAGGCAATTGAACAGCTCTTTTCCTTGATGAAGCAGGGAGGAGTCATTATTCTTGTTATTTATCACGGACATCCTGGCGGAAAAATTGAACGTGATGCTATTATGGAATATGCCTGTCAGCTGGATCAAAAAAAGGCGCACGTTCTGAAGTATCAATTTCTTAATCAGAAGAACAGCGCTCCATTTATTATTGCAATTGAAAAAATGCAGGCATAG
- a CDS encoding FusB/FusC family EF-G-binding protein produces MEPFIRSDQYNYIKAQTQLLVNGYGTVNDPNVLKALKSLAQERTFMLFDEIGPEENDLLTPINDVKDKSDADVFLSQIKPFVIPFKKVTEQTIKKLFPKAKKIKAPTSLEELDYTEISYLSWHDKGSGRQYIIAPQNNKLTGLQGTFNSINQKGICTICNRFEEVGMFTAEIKGNEPGTFIKRGNYICQDPHRCNQNITSLTKLNDFLSWMKK; encoded by the coding sequence ATGGAACCATTTATAAGAAGCGACCAATACAACTATATTAAAGCGCAGACACAACTGCTTGTGAATGGGTATGGAACGGTTAATGACCCAAACGTGTTAAAGGCCTTAAAATCTCTTGCACAGGAAAGGACGTTCATGTTATTCGACGAAATTGGACCTGAAGAGAATGATCTGCTCACACCCATAAATGATGTCAAAGACAAATCTGATGCGGATGTCTTTCTATCTCAAATAAAACCTTTTGTTATTCCATTTAAAAAAGTAACCGAGCAAACTATTAAAAAGCTGTTTCCTAAAGCTAAGAAAATAAAGGCTCCTACATCATTAGAAGAACTGGATTATACTGAAATTTCTTACTTGAGCTGGCATGATAAAGGATCAGGGAGACAATATATAATAGCCCCTCAAAACAATAAGCTCACAGGCTTGCAGGGGACGTTCAACAGCATCAATCAAAAAGGCATCTGTACGATTTGCAACCGGTTTGAAGAAGTTGGGATGTTTACTGCAGAAATTAAAGGGAACGAACCTGGAACTTTCATTAAACGCGGAAATTACATTTGCCAGGACCCTCATAGGTGCAATCAGAATATCACTTCATTGACGAAGTTAAATGATTTTCTATCCTGGATGAAAAAATAG
- the pckA gene encoding phosphoenolpyruvate carboxykinase (ATP) — MNSIEITNELDVLLKGENAFHNLSVPVLVEKVLERKEGTLTSTGAVRATTGTYTGRSPKDKFIVKENSTNDKIEWGAVNQPFSETAFEKLYLKVLSYLKDRNELFVFKGFAGADAKYRLPIQVVNEFAWHNLFAQQLFIQPESGDELIQHDNPFTIVSAPNFKADPSVDGTNSETFIIISFEKRTILIGGTEYAGEMKKSIFSVMNYLLPESGILPMHCSANVGQEGDVALFFGLSGTGKTTLSADPKRKLIGDDEHGWSNAGVFNIEGGCYAKCINLSREKEPQIFDSIRFGSVLENVVLDDDTRIADYDDTFFTENTRAAYPLEAMDNIVKPSIAGHPHTIVFLTADAFGVLPPISKLTKEQAMYHFLSGYTSKLAGTERGITSPQATFSTCFGSPFLPLPATVYAEMLGRKIDEHQANVFLVNTGWTGGEYGTGKRMKLKYTRAMVQSALEGELDNVETVTDENFGLKIPIHVPGVPDEVLQPVKTWDSIDAYNEKAKELAGKFKQNFKKFNHVSEEIETLGGPKV; from the coding sequence ATGAATTCAATTGAAATTACAAATGAGCTTGATGTTTTACTTAAAGGGGAAAATGCATTTCATAACTTATCAGTTCCCGTTCTTGTAGAGAAAGTATTAGAGCGCAAAGAAGGTACATTAACTTCAACGGGAGCAGTCCGTGCAACAACTGGTACTTACACAGGACGTTCACCTAAAGATAAATTTATTGTAAAAGAAAATTCAACAAATGACAAAATTGAGTGGGGTGCTGTTAATCAGCCTTTCTCTGAAACGGCATTTGAAAAATTGTATTTAAAAGTTCTTTCATACTTAAAAGACCGCAATGAGCTTTTTGTTTTCAAAGGCTTTGCCGGAGCTGACGCAAAATACCGCCTGCCGATTCAGGTTGTAAATGAATTCGCCTGGCATAACCTTTTTGCACAGCAATTATTCATTCAGCCAGAGAGCGGAGATGAGCTGATTCAGCATGATAATCCATTCACGATCGTGTCTGCACCAAACTTTAAAGCAGATCCGTCAGTAGATGGAACAAATTCTGAAACTTTTATCATCATTTCTTTTGAGAAAAGAACGATCTTAATCGGAGGAACGGAATATGCAGGAGAAATGAAAAAATCTATTTTCTCTGTCATGAATTACCTTCTTCCTGAAAGCGGTATCCTGCCGATGCACTGCTCTGCAAATGTTGGTCAGGAAGGCGATGTGGCCCTTTTCTTCGGTCTGTCTGGAACAGGAAAAACAACCTTGTCTGCTGATCCTAAACGCAAATTAATCGGCGATGATGAGCACGGATGGTCAAATGCCGGTGTTTTTAATATCGAAGGAGGCTGTTATGCAAAGTGCATCAACCTCTCACGTGAAAAAGAACCTCAAATTTTTGATTCAATAAGATTCGGGTCAGTGCTTGAAAATGTAGTACTTGATGATGACACAAGAATTGCTGACTATGACGATACCTTCTTTACTGAAAATACAAGAGCGGCCTATCCCCTTGAAGCAATGGATAACATTGTGAAGCCTAGTATTGCAGGCCACCCGCATACGATTGTCTTTTTAACTGCTGACGCATTTGGAGTTCTTCCTCCTATCAGCAAATTAACAAAAGAACAGGCCATGTACCACTTCTTAAGCGGCTATACAAGCAAGCTTGCCGGAACAGAGCGAGGCATTACATCACCTCAGGCTACATTCTCTACGTGCTTTGGCTCGCCTTTCCTGCCGCTTCCTGCTACTGTTTATGCCGAGATGCTCGGCCGGAAAATTGATGAGCATCAGGCAAATGTATTCTTAGTCAACACAGGCTGGACTGGCGGAGAATACGGAACCGGCAAGCGCATGAAATTGAAATATACACGCGCAATGGTTCAATCCGCTCTTGAAGGTGAATTAGACAACGTGGAAACTGTTACAGATGAAAACTTCGGACTGAAAATTCCAATTCACGTTCCTGGTGTGCCGGATGAAGTGCTTCAGCCAGTTAAAACTTGGGACAGCATAGATGCGTATAATGAAAAAGCAAAAGAGCTTGCAGGCAAGTTCAAACAAAATTTCAAAAAGTTCAATCACGTTTCAGAAGAGATTGAAACTCTTGGCGGACCAAAAGTATAA